A window of the Macrobrachium rosenbergii isolate ZJJX-2024 chromosome 13, ASM4041242v1, whole genome shotgun sequence genome harbors these coding sequences:
- the LOC136844929 gene encoding uncharacterized protein — protein sequence MDTRKLAKFDDHSATCNSCKNSYDTDSRLPHELECGHEICTYCLETILLSEKKCKDCNREIYFTSASEVPFSLSVLRSARLRELAPPDDTAALGASGLGPHSTMQKSQDSVESKVKKQKATKNMRTVKHGKKHLQNFDMSSRKMNREDLNKRSQTASKAENEKKSVMEDASVGTCTRHAFPVIGYCQTCDKAVCKDCLILEHYEEKGEKICLVTPIVSMIKLFAHDCNDTINLNKFVIEFHKFRIEAFNFYLEEKMSALRPESNEHGTKDSTTRECMYHDLQSMVLDTWENLDELMRALHFYKAEVDNLRCTDQLPCDMREISHSIDSVENHLYPVEIFARKFCKLCPDFSYGVLLTNISVEGRKRLRYVIASLSNSLKLNEFESENIFSEKILVKALGKQPEVIKFSHSAAPEFLCTFSEKQLEIYFKIVVQYNRDLLARLAILPGEEIIRCGRNIWIGESTKDFQEKANVQRSKSSSTFDVPRAQSLETNDLTSQQDNFHLLGARPKIIPGQISKKSGPKAIKSQVPPSSSGSTKNNENFKKPAKSKTNSQTSSTRKENKSPLSSLPKKTNVSFSALTTVLTPSLAFIIATSPVELTDIDENCIKFFQVFSLGKIFESLRDDIEIDINSFNEQKLLHEKRLKCYEQVDLFEDCSNPFAVFINDIFKYSAPKTPPKETYTREEDAALPKSSASQSEKEACQREHDASQRGYDEFQREYEDSKREHEEIQREFVAGQVVNKETQMEFEERQREYEENLRDLEAIRKEWEAIKMKRKSDNISQVNETESISKKETSGPPSKPVYYYMAADPLSAVALPLLSSLAPLHREETNPRQTPGNSDDIGEVFGTGSSYATKRREEELNENLHQNSIKDEQRFETRDKSLERTLDPTDTPDYTFMPNIQAGAEALPMVSCQTTTSRSETAKSDFTKIAETRDNGGSGPQTSITENLGVQKAHTKAKQLSKEHDLDNSYVPYLTSIFSRSNPPTTETAVFIVNYMENFRVPPILSPTGEIDVTESDENETESICCVRPRLPSFHGFKASLSNSNPHDAQKKKKKKKRRSDTIECSVNLI from the coding sequence aaaATTGGCAAAATTCGACGACCATTCTGCCACATGTAATTCCTGCAAGAATTCATATGACACTGACAGCAGGTTACCCCACGAGTTGGAATGTGGTCACGAGATATGCACATACTGCTTGGAAACCATACTTTTGAGCGAGAAAAAATGCAAGGATTGcaacagagaaatatatttcacttctgCTTCAGAAGTCCCTTTCTCACTTTCCGTATTGAGATCGGCACGCTTAAGGGAATTAGCACCACCCGATGACACTGCTGCTTTGGGTGCAAGTGGTCTAGGTCCTCATTCTACAATGCAAAAAAGTCAAGACTCTGtcgaaagtaaagtaaaaaaacaaaaggccaCTAAAAACATGAGAACAGTAAAGCATGGTAAAAAGCATTTGCAAAATTTTGACATGAGTAGCAGGAAAATGAATAGAGAGGATTTGAATAAAAGATCCCAAACCGCCAGcaaagcagaaaatgaaaaaaaatccgtCATGGAAGATGCTAGTGTTGGTACTTGTACTAGGCATGCTTTTCCTGTAATAGGATACTGCCAAACCTGTGACAAAGCGGTCTGCAAGGACTGCCTAATCTTAGAACACTATGAAGAAAAGGGTGAAAAAATATGTTTAGTTACTCCCATTGTATCAATGATTAAACTATTTGCCCACGACTGCAATGATACaataaacttgaataaatttGTAATTGAGTTCCATAAATTCCGAATTGAGGCCTTTAACTTTTATCTTGAAGAAAAAATGTCTGCACTAAGACCTGAGAGTAATGAACATGGAACTAAAGATAGCACGACAAGGGAGTGTATGTACCATGACCTACAATCTATGGTTTTAGATACATGGGAAAACCTTGATGAACTAATGAGGGCTTTGCATTTTTATAAGGCTGAGGTAGATAATCTCCGCTGCACAGATCAATTACCTTGCGATATGAGAGAGATTAGCCATAGCATTGACTCGGTAGAGAATCACTTGTATCCTGTGGAGATTTTTGcaagaaagttttgtaaattatgCCCTGACTTTTCCTACGGTGTGTTGCTTACTAACATTTCTGTGGAAGGTAGGAAAAGACTGAGGTATGTCATTGCCTCATTATCAAATAGCTTGAAGTTAAATGAATTTGAATCCGAaaacattttttctgaaaaaattttagtAAAGGCACTGGGGAAACAGCCAGAAGTAATAAAATTTTCTCATTCCGCGGCACCTGAATTCCTCTGTACTTTCTCAGAAAAGcaacttgaaatatatttcaagatagtTGTACAATACAATCGTGATCTCCTGGCAAGGCTTGCTATTTTGCCTGGGGAAGAAATCATCAGATGTGGGAGAAATATATGGATAGGAGAATCAACaaaagattttcaagaaaaagCAAACGTTCAAAGAAGTAAATCCTCCAGCACATTTGACGTACCACGTGCGCAGTCGTTGGAAACAAATGACTTAACATCTCAACAAGATAACTTCCATCTACTCGGCGCCAGACCAAAAATTATTCCTGgacaaatttcaaaaaaatctGGTCCCAAAGCGATAAAATCTCAAGTGCCCCCATCATCTTCGGGcagtacaaaaaataatgaaaattttaaaaaacctgcAAAAAGCAAAACTAATTCGCAGACATCATcaacaagaaaggaaaacaaatctcCACTCTCCAGCCTTCCAAAAAAAACAAACGTTTCTTTCTCAGCACTAACAACAGTCCTAACTCCTTCCCTCGCTTTTATCATTGCCACTTCACCAGTCGAACTCACCGACATTgatgaaaattgtataaaattttttcaagttttcagcCTAGGTAAAATTTTTGAGTCTCTGAGAGATGATATAGAAATagatattaattcatttaatgaaCAGAAACTTTTGCACGAAAAGCGTTTGAAATGTTATGAACAAGTAGATTTATTTGAAGATTGTTCAAACCCCTTTGCAGTTttcataaatgacatttttaaatattcagcaCCAAAAACACCACCAAAAGAGACTTACACAAGAGAGGAGGATGCAGCGCTTCCTAAGTCTAGTGCAAGCCAGTCGGAAAAGGAAGCATGCCAGAGAGAACATGATGCAAGTCAGAGAGGTTATGACGAATTCCAGAGAGAATATGAGGATAGTAAGAGAGAACATGAGGAAATCCAGAGAGAATTTGTGGCAGGCCAAGTAGTAAACAAGGAAACCCAAATGGAATTCGAAGAAAGACAACGGGAGTATGAAGAAAATCTGAGGGACTTAGAGGCAATCCGGAAAGAATGGGAAGCAATCAAGATGAAACGTAAGTCAGATAACATTTCACAGGTTAATGAAACCGAGAGCATATCCAAAAAGGAGACTTCAGGTCCACCAAGCAAACCAGTCTATTACTACATGGCAGCCGACCCGCTCAGTGCAGTGGCCTTACCATTACTTTCCAGCTTGGCACCTTTACACAGGGAAGAAACAAACCCAAGACAGACTCCTGGAAATTCAGATGATATCGGAGAAGTGTTTGGAACAGGTTCAAGTTATGCAACAAAACGGAGGGAAGAAGAACTGAACgaaaatttacatcaaaattCAATCAAAGATGAACAACGTTTTGAAACTCGAGATAAATCCCTAGAAAGAACATTAGATCCAACAGATACTCCAGACTATACCTTTATGCCCAACATTCAAGCTGGTGCAGAAGCTTTACCGATGGTTTCCTGTCAGACAACAACATCGAGATCAGAAACAGCAAAAAGTGACTTCACAAAGATAGCAGAAACACGAGATAATGGTGGAAGTGGTCCACAAACTTCGATTACAGAAAATCTAGGTGTTCAAAAAGCACACACAAAAGCCAAGCAACTTAGTAAAGAGCATGATCTCGATAATTCATATGTACCATATCTAACCAGCATCTTTTCCCGGTCAAACCCTCCCACAACAGAAactgctgtatttattgttaactATATGGAAAATTTCCGTGTCCCACCAATCCTTTCACCAACAGGAGAGATAGATGTAACTGAATCAGACGAAAACGAAACTGAGTCCATATGCTGTGTGCGTCCGCGC